The following coding sequences lie in one Heyndrickxia oleronia genomic window:
- a CDS encoding o-succinylbenzoate--CoA ligase: MKGIAYWIEKWAYTHPDRTAVITDNEKVSYKQLDRMIALAAQGIQEKLQGRKGERIAILSHNRLEYIVLLFAIAKAECVAVPLNIRLSAKELIFQLNDSGSRILYAEKDNAEFAASLVEQSELESLAFMEDVCEESQTNFAFERSIDEEAPYIICYTSGTTGKPKGAVLTQSNIFWNAVNNKLAIDLTSEDRCIVLLPLFHIGGIGLFAFPSLFSGGTIVIPGKFDPEKTLAMIEKYQVTVVMGVPTIHQALLTSPSFGTTDLSSVRWFYNGGAPCPRELIDAYFDRGFLFGQGFGMTETSPTLFMLSKEDAPRKRGSIGKPVLFSEYKLLDSEGKEVEKGAVGELAVRGPNIMKEYWNRADATKDALKDDWLLTGDLAKTDDEGFLFIVGRKKEMIISGGENIYPLEVEQVISQMEGIAEVAVVGNADPLWGEVPAAFIVKENGSALTEEAVIQHCQGNLAKYKIPKKVTFLKEMPKNATGKIQKTKLIGSR, encoded by the coding sequence ATGAAAGGGATTGCCTATTGGATTGAGAAATGGGCATACACACATCCAGATCGAACAGCAGTTATTACAGATAACGAAAAGGTGTCCTATAAACAGTTAGATAGAATGATAGCTTTAGCTGCCCAAGGGATCCAGGAAAAGCTGCAAGGAAGAAAAGGGGAGCGCATTGCGATATTGTCGCATAATCGGTTGGAGTACATCGTCCTTTTATTTGCCATTGCTAAGGCAGAATGTGTGGCGGTTCCATTGAATATTCGGTTGAGCGCGAAGGAGCTTATTTTTCAGCTAAATGACAGTGGTTCAAGAATCCTTTATGCCGAAAAGGATAATGCGGAGTTTGCCGCATCCCTTGTTGAGCAAAGTGAGCTTGAAAGCTTGGCGTTCATGGAGGATGTATGTGAGGAGTCTCAAACAAACTTCGCTTTTGAGCGATCGATTGATGAGGAGGCACCATACATAATCTGCTACACGTCGGGGACAACCGGAAAGCCAAAGGGGGCGGTGCTGACACAGAGCAATATATTCTGGAATGCCGTCAATAATAAGCTTGCCATCGATTTGACGTCAGAGGATCGCTGCATTGTGCTTCTTCCGTTATTTCATATTGGCGGAATCGGGCTGTTTGCGTTTCCATCCTTATTTTCAGGTGGAACGATCGTTATCCCTGGAAAGTTTGATCCTGAAAAAACACTGGCAATGATTGAAAAATATCAGGTGACCGTGGTGATGGGCGTTCCGACCATCCATCAGGCGTTGCTCACGAGTCCATCATTCGGTACCACTGATTTGAGTTCCGTCCGCTGGTTCTATAATGGGGGCGCACCATGCCCGCGTGAATTAATAGATGCCTATTTTGATAGAGGCTTCCTATTCGGCCAAGGATTTGGGATGACTGAAACATCTCCTACTCTATTTATGCTTTCGAAGGAAGATGCACCAAGAAAGAGAGGCTCTATTGGCAAGCCTGTGTTATTTTCCGAATATAAGCTGCTGGATTCTGAGGGGAAAGAGGTTGAAAAAGGGGCCGTTGGCGAGCTAGCTGTTAGAGGCCCAAATATTATGAAGGAATATTGGAACCGGGCCGATGCCACAAAGGATGCACTAAAGGATGACTGGCTCTTGACAGGAGATTTAGCGAAAACAGATGATGAAGGCTTCCTGTTTATTGTAGGTAGGAAAAAAGAAATGATCATTTCTGGCGGGGAAAATATTTATCCGCTCGAAGTCGAGCAGGTCATTAGCCAAATGGAAGGTATCGCTGAAGTAGCCGTCGTTGGAAATGCCGATCCGCTTTGGGGGGAAGTGCCTGCCGCGTTTATTGTCAAGGAAAATGGAAGCGCTTTAACCGAGGAGGCAGTGATTCAACACTGTCAAGGAAATCTAGCAAAATATAAAATTCCAAAGAAGGTTACATTTTTAAAAGAAATGCCGAAGAATGCGACTGGAAAAATTCAAAAAACAAAACTTATAGGAAGCAGGTGA
- a CDS encoding TetR/AcrR family transcriptional regulator yields the protein MSTKNVSEEKALTPRGIETREKLLRAAEEVFGQKGYFEASIVNISQEAKVAQGTFYNYFPSKKDIYDELIRSYSRDLRIAIKEGMAGSSSFEEAQRNGFFAFFSWVKNHPNLYSIVQQAVVVDQELFRWYYGKLATGFLKSLSQGIEAGEFKDLDQETVAYCLMSIGQFLGMRWVYWEKKEVPEEAFDAAMTLIFQGLKK from the coding sequence GTGTCAACTAAGAATGTATCTGAGGAAAAAGCATTAACTCCGAGAGGAATTGAAACACGTGAGAAGCTTTTACGAGCAGCTGAGGAGGTTTTTGGGCAGAAGGGATATTTTGAGGCTTCCATTGTTAATATTTCACAAGAAGCCAAGGTTGCGCAGGGAACGTTTTATAATTATTTTCCTTCAAAGAAGGATATTTATGATGAGTTAATTCGGAGCTATAGCCGGGATTTGCGTATTGCGATTAAAGAAGGAATGGCAGGAAGCTCGTCTTTTGAGGAAGCACAGCGAAATGGCTTTTTTGCTTTTTTCAGCTGGGTAAAAAATCATCCCAATTTGTACAGTATTGTCCAACAGGCGGTTGTAGTGGATCAGGAGTTATTCCGCTGGTATTATGGCAAGCTTGCCACTGGATTTTTAAAGAGCTTGTCGCAAGGGATCGAAGCGGGAGAATTTAAGGACCTGGATCAGGAGACTGTTGCCTACTGTTTAATGTCTATTGGGCAGTTTCTCGGAATGAGATGGGTGTATTGGGAAAAGAAAGAGGTTCCTGAAGAGGCATTTGATGCTGCGATGACGCTTATCTTCCAAGGATTAAAAAAGTAA
- a CDS encoding UvrD-helicase domain-containing protein → MQVKEEDYKLVESILLDNKAEFNSLQREFIELLETKTIIAGPGAGKTTALAAKIVILLKYLNMTKSKDGLCIITHTNVAVNEINSALLKAGVGTISHPHFIGTIHEFFNRYCVIPYFKYKYHHNNLLFDNEDTSDLGYYKTFVGIKIPWINQDKFKKFKDSFPERISKSELFLNEDNELNLYNTTNWDKFESYRELMLNAKMSRKSKGFLTYDDTFLFSKIFLFENRFKEVLRKRFKYIFLDEFQDTHPQGMNLLEDLFITPNNVFQKIGDPYQTITFNQPMPLVREENIFRINITNRFGNEIAEHLNVIIPDSNIRSILEVKKSFTPIILLYKDKNDIYPTFKKIIQEHEEHDANFRGSNKRDKVLVLERKWASDVKAGVLYKEKRQKRLISKNEALKTIIFDFIIKRIVYDGGTLSEVKEWLKNHSQVHLLNKLLIKIIKKGGIDGTEIELKNLINVFLEERGSSKININNNLFKKLKDITFEIQVDEHKEDEDDIFTIHSVKGETLRSVLLVDFEEKHLTNVLLHKYGTSQEENYEYTHQNLFYVAMSRVTHLFVFAMQESDCTSEIKKVLEKKWRIEEIKSTVEV, encoded by the coding sequence GTGCAAGTTAAAGAAGAAGACTATAAATTAGTAGAAAGCATATTACTAGATAATAAAGCTGAATTTAATAGTTTACAAAGAGAATTTATTGAACTATTAGAAACTAAAACAATTATTGCAGGTCCAGGTGCAGGTAAGACCACTGCTTTAGCCGCAAAAATTGTAATTTTACTTAAATATTTGAATATGACAAAAAGTAAAGATGGTTTATGTATTATTACACATACAAATGTAGCGGTTAATGAAATAAATAGTGCATTACTTAAAGCGGGAGTTGGGACAATTAGCCATCCACACTTTATTGGAACTATTCATGAATTTTTTAATCGCTATTGTGTAATCCCTTACTTTAAATATAAATATCATCATAATAATTTGTTGTTTGATAATGAGGATACAAGCGATTTGGGGTATTATAAAACATTCGTTGGAATTAAAATACCTTGGATTAATCAGGACAAGTTTAAAAAATTTAAAGATAGCTTTCCTGAAAGAATTAGTAAAAGTGAATTATTTTTAAATGAAGATAACGAATTGAATTTATATAACACTACAAATTGGGATAAATTCGAAAGTTATAGAGAATTAATGCTTAATGCTAAAATGTCTAGAAAATCAAAGGGATTTCTCACTTATGACGATACCTTTTTATTTTCAAAGATTTTCTTATTTGAAAATCGATTCAAAGAAGTGTTACGTAAGAGGTTTAAATATATCTTCTTAGATGAATTTCAAGATACTCACCCCCAAGGTATGAATTTATTAGAAGATTTATTTATTACACCTAATAATGTTTTTCAGAAAATTGGTGACCCATATCAGACAATCACATTTAACCAACCAATGCCTCTAGTAAGAGAAGAAAATATTTTTAGAATAAATATAACAAATCGTTTTGGAAATGAAATTGCAGAACACTTAAATGTAATTATACCTGATTCAAATATTCGATCAATTCTTGAAGTAAAAAAGTCCTTCACACCAATTATCTTGTTATATAAAGATAAGAATGATATTTATCCTACATTTAAGAAAATTATTCAAGAACACGAGGAACACGATGCTAATTTTAGAGGAAGTAATAAAAGAGATAAGGTTCTAGTATTAGAACGAAAATGGGCTTCAGATGTTAAAGCTGGGGTTTTATATAAGGAGAAAAGACAAAAAAGGTTAATATCAAAGAATGAAGCACTGAAAACTATTATATTTGACTTTATTATTAAAAGAATAGTTTATGATGGGGGGACACTTTCAGAAGTTAAAGAATGGCTTAAAAATCATTCACAAGTGCATTTACTTAACAAATTGCTTATTAAGATTATTAAAAAAGGTGGTATAGATGGAACGGAAATTGAATTAAAAAATCTGATTAATGTATTTTTAGAAGAAAGAGGATCATCGAAAATAAATATTAATAATAATTTATTTAAAAAACTTAAAGATATAACTTTTGAAATCCAGGTAGATGAACATAAAGAAGATGAGGACGATATTTTTACTATACATTCGGTTAAAGGTGAAACTCTTCGTTCTGTCCTATTAGTAGATTTTGAAGAAAAGCATTTGACAAATGTCTTACTTCATAAATACGGTACTAGTCAAGAAGAAAACTATGAGTATACACATCAAAATTTGTTTTATGTTGCTATGAGTAGGGTTACACATTTATTTGTTTTTGCAATGCAAGAAAGTGATTGTACATCCGAAATTAAAAAAGTGTTAGAAAAGAAATGGAGAATTGAAGAAATAAAATCAACGGTGGAAGTTTAA